A window of the Candidatus Aminicenantes bacterium genome harbors these coding sequences:
- the speD gene encoding adenosylmethionine decarboxylase, producing MPKKVYEPVGHHYIVEASGCNSKIIGSVEKVQDILVKAAEIAGATVWAISFSKFPPSGVSGVVVISESHISTHTWPERRYAALDIYTCGSHVDPEKAVVYAVESFGASSSHITEITRGIDEGDSRFFHSFVTWEEDFNKHLIKKSAK from the coding sequence TTGCCAAAAAAAGTCTACGAACCGGTCGGACATCATTACATTGTCGAGGCGTCCGGCTGTAATTCCAAGATCATCGGAAGCGTCGAGAAGGTTCAGGATATCCTGGTCAAGGCGGCTGAGATCGCCGGGGCGACGGTCTGGGCCATCTCCTTCAGCAAATTCCCGCCCAGCGGCGTCAGCGGCGTCGTGGTCATCTCCGAGTCGCACATCTCCACCCACACTTGGCCGGAGCGCCGCTACGCCGCCCTGGACATCTATACCTGCGGCAGCCACGTCGATCCCGAGAAAGCCGTGGTCTACGCCGTGGAGTCTTTCGGCGCCTCCTCTTCCCACATCACCGAGATCACCCGCGGCATCGACGAAGGCGACTCCCGGTTCTTCCACTCCTTCGTGACCTGGGAAGAGGACTTCAACAAGCATTTGATCAAGAAAAGCGCGAAGTAA